One genomic region from Shewanella aestuarii encodes:
- a CDS encoding tetratricopeptide repeat protein — protein sequence MLKGRIKARVSQEYQYAINQYNDALNKVSTDVSLAATLFKFTIHEHLSSLHGLILQPTPALTHLNRYREIAYQLRNDYFIASAELMLGRYYNRVSEQAKSLQHYTEAFRVSSRTRYSGLKAMAQLNLARTYRDLDQWDEALKHAHDAAISFQELGRGPYVSEAFVVIAMTYAAQEKWNKAIDHYLNAQQINEDLGNELAQALANHNIAEAYYNLNNPSAALTYINMANEIFRAKNVKHYLVANESLYAQILIKQQMWPQAIEHANQSLAIAREKGLIEQELESLKHLSTAYRNSGELNLALDVIDNIIALTQAQEKQKHETNSDNNTELTEQKLKFELGLQQAKLSQKLMIISKSNLLSFC from the coding sequence ATGCTTAAAGGCCGCATAAAAGCCCGTGTATCACAAGAATATCAATATGCAATTAACCAATATAATGATGCATTAAACAAAGTCAGTACCGATGTCTCATTAGCCGCAACGCTATTCAAATTTACTATTCATGAACACTTAAGCAGCTTACACGGGTTAATATTGCAACCCACTCCAGCTTTAACCCATTTAAATCGTTATCGTGAAATCGCTTATCAATTGCGTAATGACTACTTTATTGCCAGTGCTGAATTAATGCTAGGACGCTACTATAATCGCGTCAGTGAACAAGCTAAATCGCTGCAGCATTACACCGAAGCATTTAGAGTTAGTAGCCGCACTCGTTATTCCGGTTTAAAAGCCATGGCACAATTAAACCTTGCTAGAACCTACCGAGACCTCGACCAATGGGATGAAGCGCTCAAGCATGCCCATGATGCTGCGATAAGCTTTCAAGAACTCGGCAGGGGCCCCTATGTATCGGAAGCCTTTGTAGTTATCGCCATGACTTATGCCGCCCAAGAAAAGTGGAATAAAGCCATTGATCATTATTTAAATGCGCAACAAATAAATGAAGATTTAGGTAATGAGTTAGCGCAAGCTTTAGCAAATCATAATATTGCTGAAGCCTACTACAACTTAAATAACCCAAGCGCTGCGTTGACCTATATCAATATGGCTAACGAGATATTTAGAGCCAAAAATGTAAAACATTATTTGGTAGCAAATGAGTCCTTGTATGCTCAAATCCTTATCAAACAACAAATGTGGCCACAAGCTATTGAGCATGCCAACCAATCATTAGCCATAGCAAGAGAAAAAGGCTTAATTGAGCAAGAGTTAGAATCGCTAAAGCATTTATCAACTGCATATCGCAATTCTGGCGAACTAAATTTAGCCCTTGATGTGATTGATAACATCATTGCGTTAACCCAAGCTCAGGAAAAGCAGAAACATGAGACTAACAGTGACAACAACACTGAACTAACAGAGCAAAAATTAAAGTTCGAATTAGGCTTACAACAAGCTAAGTTAAGCCAAAAATTAATGATAATCAGCAAAAGCAATTTATTATCATTTTGCTGA
- the rdgC gene encoding recombination-associated protein RdgC: protein MWFKNLTLYRFNKPFSTDTETLEKALADFTFSPCTSQDISKFGFSNALGKKGHSLVHSAENRHLICVTKEEKILPGQVIKEAIDEKVAEIEELESRKVTKKEKDAMKDEITTTLLPRAFSRRSQTHALILPELDMILVDSSSATKAEELLALLRKALGSLPVIPLSYTKPVEQTLTEWLQAGEAPQPFEMQDEAELKSDSEEGGIVRFKQQVLQEDEVLAHIATGKQVHKLALHFAQSVAFVMQSDASIKRVKFSEEFRAGNDDLGNEDPLARLDADFALMGSELVAFIQALHGAFGPMEESI from the coding sequence ATGTGGTTTAAAAATCTCACCCTTTATCGTTTCAATAAACCGTTTTCTACTGACACAGAAACCCTAGAAAAAGCCTTGGCTGATTTCACTTTCTCTCCTTGTACCAGCCAAGATATCAGCAAGTTTGGTTTTTCTAATGCTTTAGGCAAAAAAGGCCATTCATTAGTCCATAGTGCTGAAAATCGTCATCTTATTTGCGTGACAAAAGAAGAGAAAATTCTACCGGGACAAGTCATCAAAGAAGCTATTGATGAAAAAGTGGCTGAAATTGAAGAGCTAGAAAGCCGTAAAGTGACCAAAAAAGAAAAAGATGCCATGAAAGATGAGATCACAACCACGCTATTACCTCGTGCATTTTCTCGTCGTAGTCAAACTCATGCATTAATCTTACCTGAGCTCGACATGATCTTAGTTGATAGCTCAAGTGCAACCAAAGCAGAAGAGTTATTAGCCTTATTACGCAAAGCATTAGGTAGCCTGCCAGTTATCCCGCTGAGCTACACTAAACCTGTAGAACAAACCTTAACCGAGTGGCTACAAGCTGGCGAAGCACCACAACCGTTTGAAATGCAAGATGAAGCAGAATTAAAGTCTGATTCAGAAGAAGGCGGCATTGTGCGCTTTAAACAACAGGTTTTACAAGAAGATGAAGTCTTAGCCCATATTGCTACCGGCAAACAAGTGCATAAATTAGCATTGCATTTTGCTCAATCGGTCGCCTTTGTGATGCAATCTGATGCCTCCATAAAACGCGTGAAGTTTTCTGAAGAATTCAGAGCGGGTAATGACGATTTAGGTAATGAAGATCCATTAGCGCGATTAGATGCAGACTTTGCCTTAATGGGCAGCGAGCTAGTTGCCTTTATCCAAGCTTTGCATGGTGCCTTTGGTCCAATGGAAGAAAGCATTTAA
- the phoB gene encoding phosphate regulon transcriptional regulator PhoB, with amino-acid sequence MTARILIVEDESAIREMLTFVMDQHGFTTAAAEDFDSAIELLAEPYPDLILLDWMFPGGSGIQLAKRLKQDEFTRQIPIIMLTARGEEEDKVKGLEVGADDYITKPFSPKELVARIKAVLRRSAPTRLEETINVQGLQLDPVSHRVSMGDEVLDMGPTEFRLLHFFMTHPERVYSREQLLDNVWGTNVYVEDRTVDVHIRRLRKAVEQGGYDKLIQTVRGAGYRFSTRM; translated from the coding sequence ATGACAGCAAGGATTTTAATTGTAGAAGATGAATCAGCTATCCGTGAGATGCTGACATTTGTGATGGATCAACATGGATTTACAACCGCTGCAGCAGAAGACTTTGATTCAGCTATTGAGTTATTAGCTGAACCTTACCCAGATTTGATTCTATTAGATTGGATGTTCCCTGGCGGTAGTGGTATTCAACTGGCTAAGCGTTTAAAGCAAGATGAGTTTACCCGTCAAATCCCTATTATTATGCTAACAGCCCGCGGGGAAGAGGAAGACAAAGTAAAAGGCTTAGAGGTTGGTGCTGACGATTATATAACCAAGCCTTTTTCGCCTAAAGAATTGGTCGCACGTATAAAAGCGGTACTTCGTCGTAGTGCCCCCACTCGGTTAGAAGAAACCATTAATGTACAAGGGTTGCAATTAGACCCTGTTAGTCATCGTGTTTCTATGGGTGATGAAGTATTGGATATGGGCCCAACGGAATTCAGATTACTGCACTTTTTCATGACCCACCCAGAGCGTGTCTATAGCCGTGAACAATTGCTTGATAATGTTTGGGGTACCAATGTTTACGTCGAAGATCGCACCGTAGATGTGCATATTCGTCGCTTGCGTAAAGCGGTAGAGCAAGGTGGTTATGATAAGTTGATACAAACTGTACGTGGCGCAGGGTATCGATTTTCA
- a CDS encoding porin: MMNLFTQTLIASAIAATTVSSAYAADPLQVYGKLNITAQSNDVQGETETSIQSNASRFGVKGDFDLGNDLQAFYTIEYEVDTGDDAKENFKARNQFVGLKGNFGSVSVGRNDTVLKVSQGKVDQFGDLAGDLKNVFVGDNRMAQTAAYMTPMFADFQFGVTYVADADSDQKAKSDGDSGVSVAAMYGDAKLKNTPVYAAVAYDSKVKGYDTLRATIQGKVVGLVLGGMYQQQEKLDSNVTDNGYLFSAAYDIEDTTLKAQYQDMENKGDSWSVGVDYKLAKPTKVFAFYTSNTFESIDTDDSYVGIGLEHKF; encoded by the coding sequence ATGATGAACTTATTTACTCAAACCCTAATTGCATCAGCAATTGCTGCTACAACTGTTTCAAGTGCTTATGCTGCTGATCCACTTCAAGTTTACGGTAAATTAAACATAACAGCTCAATCTAACGATGTTCAAGGTGAGACGGAAACGTCTATTCAAAGTAATGCTTCTCGCTTTGGTGTTAAAGGAGACTTTGATTTAGGTAATGATTTACAAGCTTTTTACACGATTGAGTATGAAGTAGATACCGGCGATGATGCAAAAGAAAATTTTAAAGCCCGTAATCAATTTGTAGGCTTAAAAGGTAACTTTGGTTCTGTATCTGTAGGTCGTAATGATACGGTCTTAAAAGTATCTCAAGGTAAAGTTGATCAATTTGGTGATCTTGCTGGTGATTTAAAAAATGTGTTTGTTGGTGATAACCGTATGGCACAAACCGCAGCTTATATGACACCTATGTTTGCTGACTTCCAATTTGGTGTGACTTATGTTGCGGATGCAGATAGCGATCAAAAAGCGAAATCTGATGGTGACAGTGGTGTGAGCGTTGCCGCTATGTACGGTGATGCAAAATTAAAAAATACTCCAGTTTATGCTGCTGTAGCTTATGACTCTAAAGTGAAAGGTTATGACACCTTGCGCGCCACTATCCAAGGCAAAGTGGTTGGTTTAGTGTTAGGTGGTATGTATCAACAACAAGAGAAGTTAGATTCTAATGTGACTGATAATGGCTATTTATTTAGCGCAGCGTATGACATTGAAGATACAACTTTAAAAGCGCAGTACCAAGATATGGAAAACAAGGGTGATTCATGGTCTGTTGGGGTTGATTACAAGCTAGCCAAGCCAACTAAAGTATTTGCTTTTTATACCAGCAATACATTTGAGTCAATCGATACTGATGATAGCTATGTTGGTATTGGTTTAGAGCACAAGTTTTAA